TTTGGCCGGAAATAGGTTAATTTACCTGCAGCCACAGCTCTTTAGCAGCTTGACAGAACTGAAGGAACTTGACCTGTCTGGAAACTTGTTGAGGATCATAAAGAGGAACATCTTTGTGAAGTTGCAAAAGCTCCAGAAACTTTATTTGAGCTACAATCAAATCAGCACCATCGTGCCCAGAGCTTTCATGGGGATGAAATCTCTCAGGTGGTTGGACCTGTCCCACAATCGCATTGCCATATTACACGAAGAAACATTCTCCGGGCTCCTTAACCTCCATGTGCTTCGAATGCTCAACAATTCCATCACAGGTTTAAAGCACAGGACATTCAAAGAACTCCAGTTTCTACAGGAACTCCAATTTGGCTACAACAAGATCAAAAGCCTTCCTGAAAATATATTTGATGGCTTAGTACATTTGGAGATCCTCACTGTGAATAACAACCAGATACAGGAGATTAAACCAGGGGCTTTTATTGGTCTTTGCGATGTAGCTGTCCTGAATCTATCTAGCAACTCTCTAAGGAACTTACCAGAATATACCTTTAAAGGTCTTCCTAATCTTCATAGCttgcatttagaaaataatgCAATCACTAGAATTCAACCAAACACATTTTCTGGATTGATCAGCCTTCGAAGACTCTTCTTGCAAAAGAATCATATTTCAGTTATTGATAACCGGAGCCTGAGTGATTTACGAGAGCTTTTGGAACTGGATTTCAGGTACAATAAACTCATACAGCTCTCTCCCCATGCGTTTACAGGAATATCAAAGCTGGAATACCTTCTGTTGAAGTGCAATAAACTTGCACACATTCCCAACATCACCTTCCAGCCCCTCCAACAACTCTCCTGGCTTGACTTATCAGAAAACTTCATCGAGTTTTTCTACAATCATACTTTTAAGCCACTGACCAGGTTAAAATACCTGAACCTCAAGGGCAATTCTCTAAGGAATTTCCCAGACCAATTTCTGAAACAGTCATCAGTACTGGAACAGTTGCTACTGGATGGTAACAAGTGGCATTGCGACTGCTTGCTGAAGCTTCTCAGAGATTACTGTCTGGAGAACCCCTATGTGGTACCCCGGTACTTTGAATCAACAATAGAAAAAGATGAAAGTCATACAACGGTGTATACTTACAATAACATCTCATGTGCAAGCCCACAAGCTATTGCTAGTACAGATCTGAGAGACATCAGTGAGGACTATTTCGTTAACTGCTAACATCAAGTGCAACATGTGAGCCTGCCCACAATTATTACACATATTATTCAAATAGCTATATCATGATTACTGTATCTCTCACAAGCACATACTATATACTACTACAACAACAGTAAATAAAATATTAGTTAAAGAATACATGCCAGACAATTCTGCCCAGTGCAATTTATTATCATGACAATatttcttttagaaacatagaaacatagaaacatagaaaataggtgcaggagtaggccattcggcccttcgagcctgcaccgccattcaatatgatcatggctgatcattcagctcagtagcctgtacctgccttctctccataccccctgatccctttagcaaaaagggccacatctaactccctcttaaatatagccaatgaactggcctcaactaccttctgtggcagagaattccacagactcaccactctctgtgtgaagaaatgttttctcatctcggtcctaaaagacttcccccttatccttaagctgtgacccctggttctggactcccccaacattgggaacaatcttcccgcatctagcctctccaaccccttaagaattttatatgtttctataagatcccccctcagtcttctaaattccagcgagtacaagcccagtctatccagtctttcctcatatgtaagtcccgccatcccagggatcaatctggtgaaccttctctgtactccctctaaggcaagaacgtctttcctcaggttaggagaccaaaactgcacacaatactccaggtgcggtctcaccaaggccctgtacaactgcagcagaacctccctgctcctaaactcaaatcctcttgctatgaatgccaacataccattcgctttcttcactgcctgctgcacctgcatgcttgctttcaatgactggtgcaccatgacacccaggtcacgttgcatctccccttctcccaatcggtcatcattcaggtaatactctgctttcccgttcttgccgccaaagtggataacctcacatttatccacattatattgcatctgccatgcatttgcccactcgcctaatctatccaagtcactctgcagcctcctagcatcctcctcgcagctaacactgccacccagcttcgtgtcatccgcaaacttagagatgttgcattcaattccctcgtccaaatcattaatatacactgtaaataactggggtcccagcactgagccttgcggtaccccactagtcactgcctgccattccgaaaaggacccttttattcctactctttgcttcctgtccgccaaccaattttctatccacctcaacactgaaccctcaatactgtgtgctttaagtttgtacaccaatctcctatctgggaccttgttgaaggccttctgaaagtccagatataacacatcgactggttctcccttatccactctactagttacatcctcgaaaaattctataagattcgtcagacatgatttgcctttggtaaatccatgctgactttgtccgatgatttcaccactttccaaatgtaatgctatcacatctttaataactgactccagcattttccccactaccgatgttaggctaactggtctataattccccgttttctccccgttttctctctccctccctttttaaaaagtgggctcAGTGAACGTGCGAATAAGCTTATTATGATTGTTTCTGCAAATAATGTTTAGCTGGCTGAGCTAAAATAACAGTAAATGCACTGACTGAACATTAAGCAAAATAAAAGGATTAAAAGCGCTACATAGTTTTCACACAGTGATCAGAGAAATGATTTTACTTGGTAGGTGAACCAGAAACGGAATTGGAACTGGTGGATGTGTCAGTAGGAATGCAAGAAGTGTCCcgcaaggatctgtgctgggatcgccgctgtttgttaaatatatctaaatggcctagccgTAAATGaagatgggtttagtttagaaagtTTAGAGTTGTGGACGATTGTTAAGTATAGAGCAGGAAATAGATCAGCTACAAAATGGGAGaactggcagatggagtttaatctgagcaagtgtgaagtaTTGCACTTTAGGGGAAAGTGtacaggataggataggtttggagggatatggaccaaacgcaggcaggtgggacatgttggccagtgtgggcaagttgggctgaagagcctgtttccgcactgtatcactctatgactcaagttCAAGGCAAGACCCTTAACTGCATTGATAAACAAAGGGATTTTGGGGTCTAAGTGCACAACTCCCCgaatgtggcaacacaagtagataaagtggtaaagaaggcgcatGGCATACTTGCTGTCAaagatcagggcattgagtacaagagtcaggaagtcacgttcCAGCTTTATATGATTATATAACTTTGCtaggcacatttggagtattgttggggctgttaccatgctgtatagctctatggctCTATTGTGTGCAATTATGGTTGCcccctacaggaaggatgtggaggctttggagagggtgcagaagaggcttccccgaatgctgcctggattcaagGGTATCagctataaagagagattggacagacttgcacTGTTTTATTCTGcaacatcagaggctgagggaagacttgatataaccatataaaattatgaggggcatacatagataatcagaacctttttccgccagggtggaaatgtcaaggacgagAAGGCATGGCTTTACGATGAgcgtggcaaagtttaaaggagatgtgcaggacaggtttttattaaaacacagagtggtgggttcctggaaaGTACtgccaggtggtggtggtggagacagagacaatagtggcatttaagaggcttttggatatgtatatggatatacagggaatggagggatgttgatcacatgcaggcaggagagattagttcaattttgcatcatgttcagcatggaaatTGTGGTTCCtgcgttttagattttttttttagagatacagcacggaaacaggcccttcggcccaccgagtccgcgccgcccagcgatccccgcacattaacactatcctacacacactagggacaatttttacatttacccagtcaattaacctacaaacctgtacgtctttggagttgttcTAAGTTCTCAGAAAAATTGCTAAATTGTTCTAATTATGCATCAAAATGCGTTACTAGATCAAAATACTGTGAAATACTGGAAACCTTAAATAATAAGAGGAAGTGTTGGATGTACTATGCAGGTCAGGGAACATTTTTCTAGAATCATGGAGGCAACACTGCAGGATTTTGCCTTTTATTAACACTGGAAAAAGTTAACTAAATGAATTTTAAGATGCCGAGAAAGTCAAaagagttgtgtaagaaaataactgcagatgctgggacaaatcgaaggtattaatcgaaggtatttaaacaacaggtagtgtaagaaaatctgaagaagggtctcgacccgaaacgtcacccaatccttctctcctgagatgctgcctgacctgctgagttactccagcattttgtgaataacagtCAAAAGAGTTGGTCAGTGGTAGGATGGGAGGTGACTAAAAGAGAAGTATTGAGCAAAGAAAGAAAAGATCCATCCTTGGAAGTAATCTACGACATTCCGATGAAGGTGTAAATCAGAACGTCAGAATCACCGGTGATACTTAAGTTACTCCAAAACTAAGCACACCTCTTAGTGACACACACAAAGGAAATTACGTATTATTTAGTTTTTAAAAGCTCAGAACAGTTTTAAGCCTGTACTTCCACTAAATCTAAAAGCAAATTTCAGCCGCATCACAAATTTAGATAGCTAAATTATTTATTAAGTGGGGTTTTGTGAAAAATTTTAACAGAATTGTTATCTTTCATGTGTATGTGTTAAAAATATGTATTAGATCTTTGCTTTTTGACAAAGGTTCGTGCTGATTGCATCGGTCTTTGCTTCAATTTTGAAACCGAATAAAGCTCAGAATTTAATTAAAATCTAAATTCCCCCAACCACTTATCTTTTTTGCCTAATTTTTCCATTTGTCATCTTTTGGAAGTTCCAGATCATTTGCAATCACACCCTTAACAGAGAGGTCTCAGAAATCAGATTATGGAGTAATGTTTGAACATATTGAAAAAGACACCAATACATCCATGGATCTTTAACATTAATTCACTGCAACAAAACAAATCAAGGGATAAGTTAATAATAAGGAACAGCACATGCTggcttaccaaagaaagacacaaagtgccagagtaactcagtgggtcagacaacatctctggagaacagatagatggcgttttcgggtcgagacgctttctCTGACAGATTGCAGAGGGCTCAGTAaataaagttggaagagaggagggtcagTAATAGGAGAACACaggcgaggggaagggggtgggttgataggcagattcttgaagaaaggccagagatggaaaaaaaCAGGTGTGAACCAAAAGGAataaagagttgcgaattgtgaagctcaaggatagaaaagttgcaaattgtgaagttggATGAAGGAATGgggaaggtggaaggggaggcAGAGGGAATAAACCACTGCAAGATCATCCAGGGTTCAAGGAAGGGATATAATAAGGGGTAATTTAACCTATTCAAGACCCATATTCTGCAGAAAACTAATAATACATATCGTTTTTATTTTTTTGGTTGCAATCTAGCTTCAATGGAAATTTACATTGGAATTCAAAGAAAAAAATCTTGCCTTCCACCTAATTGCAGAATTTCCTTTTTCCCCTCGCAGCTTAATACTTGGCCTCAATGAAAAATTGTTCATTTGTTATGTCACCTCCAGTCCTTCTATAGAAGCTCCCcaatctgctgagcatttccatcaTTTCCTGTTTAATTCGAGATATCTCTTTTATTGCTCAATTTTCATTCTTTCTTTTTGCTTCTccaatgcactgtaaatggctcgattgtaatcatatattgtctttctgctgactggttagcacgcaacaaaagcttttcattgtaccttggtacacgtaataaactaaactgaactgattgaggtgtgcaggaaggaactgcagatgctggtttaaaccaaagatagacaccaaatgctggcgtaactccaacgggacaggcagcatttctggagaaggaatgggtgacgttttgggtcaagacccttcttcagactgattgaggatTGAATATGAAAGCTTGTATGCCCACCAAATTACCAGATTGTCATTACAATCCATTTTGTTCATTAACAACCTTTACGGAATGTCGTCTCCTGGTTCTTATCTGATTTGCCTGATGCATGACTCCAAACCTGTTCATCTATGTTGTCGACTCATAGTTACCCTTTATAAAGGATATCAAATCATTCAAGTCAAGGGAATTAAGGATGGACTCACGTCACCAGTAAATGAAAATTATTATCACCTGCAAGAGCATTTCCTACCACTATTAGCCCGAATCTGACCATAAGCAATAAGCATAGTCAACACATCtcaactgaaatgcagccaaaacgccTTTACCTATTTATGTTACTTCAGTAATGCACATATGATACTGATGATACTGCACACATCAATACATTTTCATTGTTCGTGATGCTTTCTTGTCTATTTAAAAACCTTCGCTTCAGAAACACTGAATTTTAGTTTCCCCAATTATAGCATATAAACTAGATTCTACTGTCACAAAAAGCCTCACCACAGTAAATAACTAGGCTATGCGTGACATTTTTTATATAAGAGATATGTGCAAGGTAGTCTACCAGGTTACATGCTATTTTTACATATGCTTCAGTCAAGGAAAACTTTGAATATAGAAAGTGATATTAAATCTAACTTGAAAGCCtattacagatgctcctcgacctaCGTCTCACGGACCCTTGCGCAAGTCAGATGTTACGTAAGTAGGAATGGGAGTGGTACAGCGCACGCTTAAATTTACTATTCGTACTGTACAGTCCCAGTGAGACCACagtgggagctccgacgtggagaccacagACCACgggggggagctccgacgtggagaccacagACCATGGGGGGGAGCTCCGACTTGGAGATCATGGGGGGGGCAGCTCCGACACAGAGACCACTGGAAAAGCTCCAATGCAGACTACATACGAGCATCCACAAGACTGGCATGCGGAAACAGCCGCATGTGCAGTAGCGTGCTGCTACCAAGACCATCAAGACGCGCAACTTGGAAATAAagcagtgggcttaaagaattgcttatGTAAGTGAGAGTTTACGTTAAGTCACCTATTACATAAGTCAGAGAGTGCCTGTAATTAGAAATCAATTGCCATATAACTTTAATGCCTGATGTTATTATCGATTTAAAAATGCAATTTTGAAAGAGTTCAAATTGCTAGTTGAATCACCGTTCTACACGATACACTGGGTGGTAAAAATATCAGGCCAATTCTGTTCAAGCAGATAACTCCCAGATTTAGCCTTTCTTAGGGCAGCACAGCTAAGCCTAGTGCACTTACGTTAGCACCTAGAACAGAATGTCTTGGAGTCTTTACCACAAAGCTCAAGTTACAGATTTTCAAGCGCATTCATAAAATTAACTGGGTGCAcagcatttattttttattatacaTTTTCAGTGAGCATTACAAAGATATTTTTGTTCCAGTATTTATAAAACATATTTCCATTTCTGGAATAAATATTCATCATCATATTACTACATCCCAGGAATGTTACATCCCAGGGAATCCAAATGCTTCTGCTCTCCAATCTTCCATTCGTGTTGGCCAATACAAATTTTACAAAGAACAATATTTGCTATTTATTGCTAGTAAGTGAGGAATGATTGTATTCCCTGGAAGTTAAGAATGATGAGAAAAGATGATTGAGGTTTTCTAGATATTATAGGGGAATTGACAGACAAAAACTATTTCTGGTGACTTAAGAGTCAGGGATATAGTAGAAAATTAAGGCAGTTCTTTCGAGTGTTAAGATATAGTTCTCCactccaaatattatggaggtacaaaatcctcctccacAAATGCCAACTGTTGCCGAGtcaattattaattttaaatgcAGAGTGACAGATTTTGATACACCACATTATTATCACGAGATTTTGGGTAAAGAAGTTAGCTCTCAAGTCAGCAATAGTTTCACTGAACTGTGGAACATGCTCGAAAGCTTAAATGACAGATTCCTGTTTCTAGGTTtatataaagacacaaagtgctggagtaactcagcgggtcaggcggtatatatggagaacatggatgggtgacgtttcagattgggacccttcttcagattccactgacccaaaacgccgcctattcatgatctccagagatgctgcctaatctgctgggttactccagcactttgtgtcttttttttttagtaaaccagcatctacagttccttgagtATCCATTCATGTGTTGTGTGCAGAAAATTCATTTTCATTGTTTAAAATCTTCGCCATTATTTTATTAATGGCATCAAAGGCTGCACTCTttggaaaggcttggataaaatcTCTACCATCTTCCAGACTATGTGTCAGTTGTGGATCGAGAGGAACACACCCTGAGAAGAAGAAAATATATATGTTGATATTTTAAGAATAAGTATCACCTACATTAAATCAAAATCAATTTCTTCTATAAAGCAACACATACAGACATTGCTAGTGACCATGAGCATAGCTGCAAATGAGGAGCGGGCATAGACTCTCCGACTTCAAAATTAAATGGAAAATTAATAGGTTTGAATATGGGTTGTGAGAAATTTCCCTTTCTAAAGAAACATggcaaagaaaaaaaatgtatCCAAGCACACAGGTGTTCATATCCAATTATAATCTTACGGTTAAAGAAAAAATTATCTATTTTTAGTAAAAATATATACACATTAATTCATATAAATATCAAACAGTAGCATTGCAAAACTGCCCAGCTTTTCTTTTCACTTTGTCAAAATGAAAACTCTGAAGAACCGCATCATTTAGCAATTTatcaaaagagaagaaaaaaaaaatttcataAGAAATACATAAGTGGAATGTTCATATTTAATAAACAGGCTAATGAGAATCAATGATCATCCAGAGAGCTGCCCGCACAAATCTGAACTCACTCTGTCTTCATGTGATTATGTCCCTAGATTTTTTGTTATGTCGATTTCCATTAAATGCTTTGcatttccctgcaatttctctcaTCTCTGCGGTCTCAGTCCTATTCTGGCTGAAACTACTAAATGGTTGCTGGAGTGAAAAAGGAAAAGCAACAGAAACACACGAGACTgcaagatgcagtctgacccgccgagtcctGACAGAACATTGGATTGCtatctctggaacgctggagattgcagggagacctgataaaagtatataaaattatggaggcagtcagaaccttttacctcgGACAGAAAATTCAAATACGAATAGCTTCATGGTGATAAATTTAAAGGCAGTACAATTTGTTTTTAAACACACCGACCATGGTGTGTGCCTGTAACGTGCTGCTTggggtggtgattgaggcagatgtgatagtggttcaagagacttttgaataggcatatggatatgcaggaaacagacggatatggattatgtgcgggcagataatagttggccttggcatcatacATAATACAtaaacatagtgggccgaagggcctgttctcgagctgtactgttctatgttctaataattAGATAACATTCTGTTCTGTACTCCCATTTACGTGATTGGAGCTCATGGTGCAACTTAGATCTGG
This is a stretch of genomic DNA from Rhinoraja longicauda isolate Sanriku21f chromosome 21, sRhiLon1.1, whole genome shotgun sequence. It encodes these proteins:
- the igfals gene encoding uncharacterized protein igfals, producing the protein MCRPVETCFVLVIVCLRFISPLGTKSDLLPEGQTFNENVSCPRMCTCIFDDYTEELNVYCSSYNLTSIPKDVPINAKTIWFDCNNFTVLPSHVFRNMSNLDFLNLEKGHIFTIEPHAFYGLNHLVHLHLERNKLKYLAPNVFLHTPFLGSLSLNNNNFVKIEETLFSVLTHLWYLNLGWNNLAVLPTASFHSLSKLKELILAGNRLIYLQPQLFSSLTELKELDLSGNLLRIIKRNIFVKLQKLQKLYLSYNQISTIVPRAFMGMKSLRWLDLSHNRIAILHEETFSGLLNLHVLRMLNNSITGLKHRTFKELQFLQELQFGYNKIKSLPENIFDGLVHLEILTVNNNQIQEIKPGAFIGLCDVAVLNLSSNSLRNLPEYTFKGLPNLHSLHLENNAITRIQPNTFSGLISLRRLFLQKNHISVIDNRSLSDLRELLELDFRYNKLIQLSPHAFTGISKLEYLLLKCNKLAHIPNITFQPLQQLSWLDLSENFIEFFYNHTFKPLTRLKYLNLKGNSLRNFPDQFLKQSSVLEQLLLDGNKWHCDCLLKLLRDYCLENPYVVPRYFESTIEKDESHTTVYTYNNISCASPQAIASTDLRDISEDYFVNC